From Gloeocapsa sp. PCC 73106, one genomic window encodes:
- the rsmA gene encoding 16S rRNA (adenine(1518)-N(6)/adenine(1519)-N(6))-dimethyltransferase RsmA, translating into MYSPTRKRFGQHWLKSEAILNQIIAAARLCQDDAVLEIGPGTGILTRRLVESVSSLVAVEIDRDLCIKLRKLLGDRENFSLIEADILQLDLNNYPHLNKVVANIPYNITGPILEKLLGTITNPTGQNYQLIVLLIQKEVADRLVAQPGSKTFGALSVRIQYLADCQLVCRVPAKAFQPPPKVDSAVVSLSPRPFPIVANNPKHLGTILQLGFANRRKMLRNNLKSLIDGDHLSQLLQEFNLNPQARAEELSLTNWIHLSNHLQTD; encoded by the coding sequence ATGTACTCTCCTACTCGTAAACGTTTTGGTCAACATTGGTTAAAAAGTGAGGCAATACTCAATCAGATTATTGCAGCTGCTCGATTATGTCAAGATGATGCCGTCTTAGAAATAGGACCAGGTACGGGGATTCTTACACGACGCCTAGTAGAATCAGTCTCGTCTTTAGTAGCGGTAGAAATAGATAGGGATTTATGTATTAAGTTACGTAAACTTCTAGGGGATAGAGAGAATTTCTCTCTGATAGAAGCAGATATCCTGCAGTTGGATTTAAATAATTATCCTCATCTGAACAAAGTCGTAGCCAACATACCCTACAATATCACAGGTCCAATCTTAGAAAAGCTTTTAGGTACAATTACTAACCCCACTGGGCAAAACTATCAGTTAATCGTTTTACTGATTCAAAAAGAAGTAGCCGATCGCCTAGTAGCTCAACCAGGAAGCAAAACCTTTGGCGCTTTATCAGTACGCATACAATATCTAGCCGATTGTCAGTTAGTATGTAGAGTACCAGCTAAAGCTTTTCAGCCACCTCCCAAGGTAGATTCAGCTGTCGTCAGTTTATCTCCTCGTCCTTTTCCGATAGTAGCTAATAATCCCAAGCATTTGGGCACAATTTTACAATTGGGATTTGCTAACCGACGCAAAATGCTGCGCAATAACCTTAAATCCCTGATTGATGGCGATCATCTCAGTCAATTGTTACAAGAATTCAATCTTAATCCTCAAGCACGAGCCGAAGAATTAAGCTTAACTAATTGGATACATTTGAGTAATCATCTACAGACAGATTAA
- a CDS encoding amino acid ABC transporter ATP-binding protein yields MYPNLPVHGYNSNQSVIIAENVHKWYDNNFHVLKGVNLEVKKQEVVVIMGPSGSGKSTFIRTFNALESYQKGTIVVNEIKLSHNLKNIETIRQEVGMVFQQFNLFPHLTVLENITLAPIWARRWSRPKAEAVARELLEKVGILEQIDKYPGQLSGGQQQRVAIARALAMQPKIMLFDEPTSALDPEMVREVLDIMLSLAKSGMTMVVVTHEVGFAREVADRVVLMDEGTIIEIAPPDEFFNHPKEERTQKFLSQIL; encoded by the coding sequence ATGTATCCTAACCTACCTGTCCATGGCTATAATAGCAACCAGTCTGTAATCATCGCTGAAAATGTTCATAAATGGTACGACAACAACTTTCATGTTTTAAAGGGAGTCAACCTAGAGGTCAAAAAACAGGAAGTTGTAGTAATTATGGGTCCATCAGGGTCCGGCAAATCAACGTTTATTCGGACTTTTAATGCGTTGGAATCCTATCAAAAGGGAACTATTGTAGTAAATGAGATTAAATTGTCTCACAATCTCAAAAATATCGAGACTATTCGTCAAGAAGTGGGAATGGTTTTTCAACAGTTTAATCTTTTTCCTCATCTGACGGTTTTAGAGAATATTACTCTGGCGCCGATTTGGGCCCGTCGTTGGTCTCGTCCAAAAGCTGAAGCAGTAGCGAGGGAATTATTGGAGAAAGTGGGAATTTTAGAACAAATTGATAAATATCCTGGTCAACTTTCAGGAGGTCAACAGCAGAGAGTAGCGATCGCCAGGGCTTTAGCGATGCAACCCAAGATTATGCTATTTGATGAACCAACCTCTGCTTTAGATCCAGAAATGGTAAGAGAGGTTTTAGATATCATGCTGAGTCTAGCTAAATCTGGTATGACGATGGTGGTGGTCACTCATGAAGTAGGTTTTGCTAGAGAAGTTGCCGATCGCGTAGTCTTAATGGATGAAGGTACAATTATAGAGATCGCCCCTCCTGACGAATTTTTTAATCACCCCAAAGAAGAACGTACACAAAAGTTTTTGTCTCAAATTCTCTAA
- a CDS encoding sodium:alanine symporter family protein, translating into MLEFLNDLLWGKVLIVVLIFIGLFFTIRSNFVQFRYFGRMFSVLTNSFETEAGQLSSFQALVLSVAGRVGAGNIAGVAVAISLGGPGAVFWMWVIALIGMATSFFECTIAQVFKHTQPDGTFRGGPAYYMERALGQRWLGSLFSFLLLVTFGFGFNAVQSYTVATSIQDTFGIPTKITGFVLMVILGLVIFGGIKRIAQIAEFVVPIMAGGYFLMTVYVLIRNITEVPGAIAFIIRSAFGLEQAIAGGLGVALIYGIKRGLFSNEAGLGSAPNVAAVAYVRHPVDQGIIQSFSVFIDTIIMCTCTATVILLSSVYQPGDTTGGILLSQSAMAEHVGGWGRAFMSIALLLFAFTSIIYNYYLGENSLNFFSEGNKLIFNAFRILTLVLIIWGAVQDLSTVFGFADITMGLLALVNIYALFKLANVGLKVMRDFDRQVKNGVKQPVFNISKFPDLNLDSKAWKKSPEELEPLAIR; encoded by the coding sequence GTGCTAGAGTTTTTAAACGATTTACTCTGGGGCAAGGTACTAATAGTAGTACTCATTTTTATTGGTCTATTTTTTACAATTCGCTCTAACTTTGTACAATTCCGTTACTTTGGGCGAATGTTTAGCGTTTTGACTAATTCTTTTGAGACTGAAGCAGGACAGTTGAGCTCGTTTCAGGCTCTAGTACTCAGTGTAGCAGGTCGCGTCGGCGCCGGCAATATTGCTGGGGTAGCGGTAGCGATTAGTTTAGGGGGACCAGGTGCTGTATTTTGGATGTGGGTTATTGCTTTAATTGGTATGGCTACTAGCTTTTTTGAATGTACCATAGCTCAAGTATTTAAACACACTCAACCCGATGGAACTTTTCGTGGAGGTCCTGCATACTACATGGAGCGAGCTCTGGGTCAAAGATGGTTAGGATCGCTCTTTTCGTTTTTGTTACTAGTTACTTTTGGATTTGGTTTTAATGCGGTTCAGTCTTATACGGTCGCTACATCTATCCAGGATACTTTTGGAATTCCTACCAAAATTACTGGTTTTGTACTAATGGTGATCCTGGGGTTAGTAATTTTTGGAGGGATTAAAAGAATCGCTCAGATAGCTGAATTTGTCGTCCCCATTATGGCGGGTGGCTACTTCTTGATGACTGTATATGTTCTAATCAGAAACATAACAGAAGTACCAGGAGCGATCGCCTTTATTATCAGAAGTGCTTTCGGTTTAGAACAAGCGATCGCAGGTGGTTTAGGCGTTGCTTTAATCTACGGAATCAAAAGAGGTTTATTTTCTAACGAAGCGGGATTAGGTAGCGCTCCCAACGTAGCCGCGGTAGCCTATGTAAGACATCCAGTAGATCAAGGAATTATCCAATCATTCAGCGTCTTTATCGACACGATTATCATGTGTACTTGCACCGCTACGGTAATTTTACTATCTAGCGTCTATCAACCTGGTGATACCACAGGGGGTATACTGCTAAGTCAATCAGCTATGGCTGAGCACGTAGGAGGATGGGGGAGAGCATTTATGAGTATCGCTTTACTGTTATTTGCGTTTACCTCGATCATCTACAATTACTATTTAGGCGAAAATAGTCTCAATTTTTTCAGTGAAGGAAATAAGCTAATATTCAACGCCTTCCGCATTTTAACCTTAGTGTTAATTATTTGGGGCGCTGTACAAGATTTAAGTACAGTATTTGGCTTTGCTGATATCACTATGGGATTATTAGCTTTAGTCAATATCTACGCTTTATTCAAACTAGCCAATGTAGGTTTAAAAGTGATGCGAGATTTTGATAGACAAGTTAAAAATGGCGTTAAACAACCAGTCTTTAACATTAGTAAATTTCCTGATCTTAATCTGGATTCTAAAGCTTGGAAAAAAAGTCCAGAAGAATTAGAACCTTTGGCAATTAGATAA
- a CDS encoding class I SAM-dependent methyltransferase, which produces MQTKLKPDWAGQDWLSRLVNLLISTKPLYAVMKYQARQVIIKTAEKKGIPWRESCQALQAEGVETKLSSLTNPDVVYPDYYQVPFHAYSQGNLCWQAALEAPAATYAMALRVWKDEDLTWEEAQKKLRANFYQVLGQYSPEVVTDVLDLGCSVGISTLSLHRYYQQQQVRTVGLDLSPYMLAVAQTLDKEGQISKWCHSQAEKTDFADNSFDVITLQFVLHELPNTATEAIFREALRILKPGGCLGIIDNNPRSPVIQNLPPALFLLMKSTEPWSDEYYTFDVVGTLEKVGFKHQSTQSVDPRHRAIIATK; this is translated from the coding sequence ATGCAAACTAAGTTAAAACCAGACTGGGCGGGACAAGATTGGTTATCTAGGTTAGTCAACTTGTTAATTAGTACTAAACCACTATACGCAGTGATGAAATACCAAGCTAGACAGGTAATCATCAAAACTGCTGAAAAAAAGGGTATCCCTTGGCGTGAAAGTTGTCAGGCGCTACAAGCAGAAGGAGTGGAAACAAAACTCTCAAGCTTAACTAATCCTGATGTTGTTTATCCTGACTACTATCAAGTTCCCTTTCATGCGTATTCTCAAGGTAATCTGTGTTGGCAAGCGGCTTTAGAAGCACCAGCGGCTACTTACGCTATGGCTTTGAGGGTATGGAAGGACGAAGATTTAACCTGGGAGGAAGCCCAGAAAAAGTTACGGGCTAATTTTTATCAAGTTTTGGGACAATATAGCCCTGAAGTAGTAACAGATGTCCTAGATTTAGGATGTTCCGTAGGTATTTCTACTTTGAGTCTACATCGCTACTATCAACAGCAACAAGTGCGCACGGTGGGATTGGATCTATCCCCCTATATGCTAGCTGTAGCTCAAACCCTGGATAAAGAGGGACAAATCAGTAAATGGTGTCACAGTCAAGCTGAAAAAACCGATTTTGCTGATAATTCCTTCGATGTGATTACTCTACAGTTTGTGCTGCACGAGTTACCCAATACAGCAACTGAGGCGATTTTTAGAGAAGCTTTGAGAATTTTAAAACCCGGTGGTTGTCTGGGAATTATCGATAATAACCCGCGATCGCCCGTGATTCAAAATCTCCCCCCAGCTTTATTTTTGTTGATGAAAAGTACCGAACCCTGGAGCGATGAGTACTATACTTTTGATGTGGTGGGAACTCTAGAAAAGGTTGGCTTTAAGCATCAAAGTACCCAATCAGTAGATCCTCGTCACCGGGCGATCATTGCTACTAAGTAA
- a CDS encoding RNA-guided endonuclease TnpB family protein, with protein sequence MKSRYNYRVYPTSQQKTLLSQLFGCTRVVWNDALNYCQQTKANGETYPGFNHLSKKFLTQAKKNEERNWLKDVSSIPLQQSLKDLDTAFHNFFSSCKGTKKGPKLKSPGFKKRKSNQSARFTKSGFKLRQNKVYLAKIGDLKVVWSRALPSTPSSVTLIKDAADRYFLSFVVEINPQKLPENTESVGIDLGILDFATLSTGEKIKAPKPLKARLKRLRKLQRKLSKKQKGSKRRERARKRVAKLHAKIKDIRTDFLHKFSTRLIRENQTVVLEDLNTAGMVKNRKLSGAISDLGWRTFRNMLEAKAQMYGREFRVISRWEPTSQRCSNCGEIGGKKELSVREWTCLYCGAHHDRDINAAVNIKVAGGHWETLNGRGGKRKTKPNLAAPDEASTTLRTGSIEVVLKESPYLQVGEDVKSQ encoded by the coding sequence ATGAAATCTAGATACAACTATAGAGTATATCCTACCTCTCAACAAAAGACGCTCTTGTCTCAGTTGTTTGGTTGTACTCGGGTTGTCTGGAATGATGCTTTAAACTATTGTCAACAAACCAAAGCCAATGGCGAAACCTACCCAGGGTTTAATCACCTTTCGAAAAAGTTTCTAACTCAAGCTAAAAAGAATGAAGAAAGAAATTGGCTGAAAGATGTTTCATCTATCCCTTTGCAGCAATCCCTAAAAGACTTAGATACGGCTTTTCACAACTTCTTTTCTTCCTGTAAAGGAACCAAAAAAGGACCAAAACTCAAATCCCCTGGATTTAAGAAAAGAAAATCCAATCAATCAGCTAGATTCACTAAAAGCGGCTTTAAGCTCCGACAAAACAAGGTCTATTTAGCCAAAATAGGCGATTTAAAGGTGGTTTGGTCAAGAGCACTCCCTTCAACCCCGAGTAGCGTCACACTGATTAAAGATGCAGCAGACAGGTATTTCTTAAGCTTTGTGGTAGAGATTAATCCTCAAAAACTACCAGAAAACACTGAATCAGTAGGTATAGATTTAGGTATTCTTGACTTTGCTACACTCAGCACAGGGGAAAAAATTAAAGCCCCAAAACCACTAAAAGCAAGGTTAAAGAGACTTAGGAAACTACAAAGAAAATTAAGTAAAAAACAAAAAGGAAGTAAGAGAAGAGAGCGCGCTAGAAAAAGAGTAGCCAAACTACACGCCAAAATCAAAGATATTAGAACAGACTTTTTACATAAATTCTCGACTAGACTAATCCGTGAAAACCAAACAGTAGTACTAGAAGATTTGAACACAGCCGGAATGGTTAAAAACCGAAAGCTTTCTGGGGCGATCTCTGACTTAGGTTGGAGAACTTTTAGAAATATGTTGGAAGCAAAAGCCCAGATGTATGGGCGTGAGTTTCGGGTAATTAGTAGGTGGGAACCAACCAGCCAGAGGTGTTCAAACTGTGGGGAAATAGGGGGGAAGAAAGAACTATCAGTAAGAGAATGGACGTGTCTGTATTGTGGTGCTCATCACGATAGAGATATTAACGCAGCGGTAAACATCAAAGTCGCCGGGGGACACTGGGAGACTTTAAACGGACGTGGAGGGAAGCGTAAGACCAAGCCAAATTTGGCAGCACCTGATGAAGCGTCAACCACCTTGAGAACTGGTTCAATTGAAGTTGTTTTAAAGGAATCCCCCTACCTTCAGGTCGGGGAGGATGTCAAATCTCAATGA
- a CDS encoding phospholipid carrier-dependent glycosyltransferase, protein MSKSGVLLLILIWLLALALRFWGLSRFNTLVFDEVYNAKLANSYLIGEEFLNAHPPLSRYLIAMGMWIASFLPSDSVNDLTGSLRSTFSYRWLNALMGSFIPLVVGAIAYELSGRQRQAILAAILVSLDGLFLVESRYALNNIYLVLFGLLGQLLLLWGLKRPRLLIAAGVSLGSAIAVKWNGLGFLLGMFLVSLVSRKWKNLGMYLGIVPLITYVFLWIPHLIMNSRYNFGEVHHNIVNFHSSIGNTATVHPYCSSWYSWIVMWRPVAYFYETTQIATEKIIYVVYGTGNPLLWWFASGSILIVLIDALLKLTNQQKLSFTSTYLLCNYSANLLPWMLVSRCLFLYHYMSAYVFALLALASILDTLLASPHKPAKQLAKVGIILIISTFIFWLPIYLGLPLSQSQYEQRLLLPNWI, encoded by the coding sequence ATGAGTAAAAGTGGAGTCTTACTACTGATTCTCATCTGGCTATTGGCTTTGGCTTTGCGTTTTTGGGGCTTAAGTCGTTTTAACACCCTCGTTTTCGATGAAGTATATAACGCTAAATTAGCCAATTCTTATTTAATCGGGGAGGAGTTTTTGAACGCCCATCCTCCCCTGAGTCGCTATTTAATCGCGATGGGGATGTGGATCGCTTCCTTTTTACCTTCTGATAGCGTCAATGACTTAACGGGTTCCCTGCGTTCTACTTTTAGTTATCGTTGGTTAAACGCTTTAATGGGTTCTTTTATACCTTTGGTAGTGGGGGCGATCGCTTATGAGCTATCAGGGCGTCAGCGTCAGGCTATTCTAGCCGCCATCTTAGTGAGTCTAGACGGGTTATTTCTGGTAGAGTCTCGCTATGCTCTCAATAATATTTATCTGGTACTATTTGGTTTACTGGGACAATTATTATTGCTTTGGGGTTTAAAACGACCACGGTTACTGATAGCTGCAGGTGTTAGTTTGGGGAGTGCGATCGCCGTCAAGTGGAACGGTTTGGGCTTTTTATTGGGTATGTTCCTAGTTTCTCTAGTGAGTCGGAAATGGAAGAATTTGGGTATGTACTTGGGTATAGTACCTTTAATTACATATGTCTTTTTGTGGATACCCCATTTAATTATGAATTCTCGCTACAATTTTGGGGAAGTGCACCACAACATTGTTAATTTTCACTCCAGCATCGGCAACACTGCCACAGTACATCCCTATTGCTCTAGTTGGTATAGTTGGATTGTTATGTGGCGTCCAGTCGCTTATTTTTACGAAACTACTCAAATAGCTACAGAAAAAATAATTTATGTCGTTTATGGTACCGGTAATCCTCTTCTCTGGTGGTTTGCCAGTGGCTCAATTTTAATTGTTTTAATTGATGCTTTGCTCAAACTTACCAATCAACAAAAATTATCTTTCACTAGTACTTATCTACTTTGCAACTATAGCGCTAATCTATTGCCTTGGATGCTCGTAAGTCGCTGTCTGTTTCTTTATCACTATATGAGTGCTTATGTCTTCGCTTTGTTAGCTTTAGCTAGTATTCTTGATACTCTCTTGGCTTCTCCCCATAAACCGGCAAAACAGCTAGCAAAAGTAGGGATTATCCTTATTATCTCTACTTTTATCTTCTGGTTGCCGATTTATCTGGGTCTACCCCTATCTCAATCTCAGTATGAACAGCGGCTCTTACTACCTAATTGGATATGA
- a CDS encoding YdcF family protein produces the protein MDFLFLSKLLPLFFYPLGFASLLLVISLILGWKYPRWTPFPVALALLILLVFSNEWVSSALVQSLESRVPSLEEIPQVDAMVVLGGATKNAEKPRPMVDVNEHGDRLFYAAELYRQQKAPLIILAGGRINWGGNIGSEAADMAQLLQLLGVPPEAMILEPLSLNTYENAINVQEILKKEGIERILLVTSAFHMPRSLAIFEKLGIDAIAAPTDFFFTGTYQQNWQSFILNLLPDAHRLSLSTMALKEYFGIFIYRLKGWL, from the coding sequence ATGGATTTTCTCTTTTTGTCGAAACTTTTACCGCTATTTTTCTATCCCCTCGGTTTTGCTTCCCTGCTACTGGTGATTAGCTTGATTTTGGGTTGGAAATATCCCCGTTGGACTCCTTTTCCCGTGGCTTTAGCTTTATTAATTCTGTTAGTTTTCAGTAACGAGTGGGTAAGTAGCGCCTTGGTTCAATCCCTAGAATCGAGGGTTCCTTCCTTAGAAGAGATCCCTCAGGTGGACGCCATGGTAGTACTCGGGGGTGCAACTAAAAACGCCGAAAAACCCCGCCCCATGGTAGATGTTAACGAACACGGCGATCGCCTGTTTTACGCCGCTGAACTTTATCGACAACAAAAAGCCCCCTTAATCATCCTAGCTGGGGGAAGAATCAACTGGGGGGGTAATATTGGTTCTGAAGCCGCTGATATGGCCCAATTATTGCAACTTTTAGGAGTACCCCCAGAAGCGATGATTTTAGAACCACTATCTCTTAATACTTATGAAAATGCTATTAACGTCCAAGAAATATTAAAAAAAGAGGGAATAGAAAGAATTTTATTGGTAACTTCCGCTTTTCATATGCCTCGTTCTTTGGCTATTTTTGAGAAACTGGGTATAGATGCGATCGCCGCTCCTACAGATTTCTTTTTCACTGGAACCTATCAACAAAATTGGCAAAGTTTTATCTTAAATCTACTCCCTGACGCCCATCGACTTTCTCTAAGTACGATGGCTTTAAAAGAATACTTTGGTATCTTTATTTACCGTTTAAAAGGCTGGTTATAA
- the ispE gene encoding 4-(cytidine 5'-diphospho)-2-C-methyl-D-erythritol kinase produces MRSYRLIAPAKINLYLEIIGMRTDSYHELVMILQSIDLADLIEIRPSVTDAIKVYCEHPEVPCTPDNLAYKAASLMQRQFPKIAANYGGVNIFIEKHIPVAAGLAGGSANAAAVLVGINMIWELGLTQPELREIAATLGSDVPFCIGGGTAIATGRGEKLDPIPDLTTLAVVLAKYRSLSVSTPWAYGAYREEFGVSYPTDAQSFLKRSQSVHSGPLVQAIVSRDGPQIGKLLHNDLEKVVCPEYPQVSHLRQTMASLGGLGTMMSGSGPTVFTLCASLEEAQSLKTQLINEIANPELDVWTAKLSSSGIHLAQ; encoded by the coding sequence ATGCGTTCCTATCGTCTTATTGCGCCAGCTAAAATTAATCTCTACTTAGAAATTATCGGTATGCGCACCGATAGTTATCACGAATTAGTAATGATTTTACAGAGTATTGATTTAGCGGATCTTATTGAAATACGTCCTAGCGTCACCGATGCTATTAAAGTTTACTGTGAACATCCCGAAGTACCCTGTACACCAGATAATTTAGCCTATAAAGCCGCTAGTTTAATGCAACGTCAATTTCCTAAAATAGCCGCTAACTATGGGGGTGTCAACATATTTATCGAGAAACACATCCCCGTAGCCGCCGGTTTAGCAGGGGGTTCCGCTAACGCAGCTGCGGTACTGGTGGGGATAAATATGATTTGGGAATTGGGATTAACTCAACCAGAATTGAGGGAAATAGCCGCAACTTTGGGTTCAGATGTGCCCTTTTGTATAGGAGGTGGAACAGCGATCGCCACCGGTAGAGGGGAAAAATTAGACCCTATCCCGGATTTAACCACTCTAGCTGTAGTTCTCGCCAAATATCGTTCTCTCTCAGTTTCTACTCCTTGGGCTTATGGCGCCTATCGGGAAGAGTTTGGGGTAAGTTACCCAACGGATGCTCAAAGTTTTCTCAAACGCAGTCAATCGGTACACTCAGGACCATTAGTTCAGGCGATCGTCAGTCGGGATGGTCCTCAAATAGGCAAATTACTACATAACGACCTCGAAAAAGTCGTTTGTCCCGAATATCCCCAAGTATCCCATTTGAGACAGACTATGGCAAGTTTAGGAGGCTTAGGCACTATGATGTCAGGTTCTGGACCAACGGTATTTACACTCTGTGCATCTCTTGAAGAAGCCCAATCTCTCAAAACACAACTAATTAATGAGATAGCTAACCCAGAATTAGACGTGTGGACTGCTAAACTGAGCAGTAGTGGTATTCATTTGGCTCAGTAA
- a CDS encoding DUF3536 domain-containing protein, which yields MTITREKMAEQPEVNPKAVSGVYVTVHGHFYQPPRENPYLNTIERQPSASPFHDWNERIYHECYRPNAFARILNDKGQVIDIVNNFEYLSFNIGPTLMSWLESYDLEVYQRIIAADQRSRERLDGHGNAIAQVYNHIILPLANRRDKQTQIRWGKQDFRTRFGRDPEGMWLAETAVDYNTLEVLIEEGIKFTILAPSQAERCRALPTTTQSNPEWIQVGGSQIDPTRPYRCFIDKKRYIDIFFYDGPISRDMGFNDVLNSSHIFSRRIGQAVKGDHRQSQIISVATDGETFGHHKQGTEKCLAYAFIKEFPRKGWTVSNFAHYLSLHPPQWEVILKPVTAWSCSHGVDRWQDDCGCGGGGGWHQRWRRPLREGLNSLRDQLIDIFEDFGAKLFRDPWLARDEYIEVILDRTPETVEKFLLRHQKQPLTPLQEIDALRLLEMQRHSLLMYTSCGWFFEEISRPEGVQILRYAARAMELASEVSGIQLEEEFRKLLTLAPSNVELFDNGGVVYERLVVSAQINFEQVAAHYAISSLLTDYDEVERIYCYHAQQLDYQKQQIGSLTLAVGQVRLVSEITRESNHYVFGILHLGGWDFHCCIQQFSGRNVYSQFKAQLFETLKEASVAKMILEMSNLFGYKTFGLPHLFAEERHKIMELLLGNTKKRLDQLYNQAYRDNYGILAAFHREELPVPVELQVAAEIALSNHCLAMIAALEQANSPSQISACLTELEAIAAEANHLNCQLKIPVLNKRRFEDLIVKTLWQILQDGDPQDLEADLERFEQMLTVSEQLHLGLSREKAQEIYHHCLHQQILPACFLDDNNHNGNGTRPSCPWQSQQLPNLLKLGQKLAVDVTV from the coding sequence ATGACTATTACCAGAGAAAAAATGGCAGAACAGCCTGAAGTAAACCCCAAAGCCGTATCTGGAGTTTATGTCACAGTTCACGGTCATTTTTACCAACCTCCGCGAGAAAACCCCTATTTAAACACAATAGAAAGACAGCCTAGCGCCTCTCCTTTTCACGACTGGAACGAAAGAATTTACCATGAATGCTATCGTCCCAACGCCTTTGCTAGAATTCTCAATGACAAAGGACAAGTAATAGATATTGTTAACAACTTCGAATATTTGAGTTTTAACATTGGTCCGACCCTCATGTCTTGGCTAGAAAGCTACGATCTGGAAGTATATCAACGTATTATTGCAGCCGATCAACGTAGCAGAGAACGTTTAGATGGTCATGGGAACGCGATCGCCCAAGTATATAACCATATTATCTTACCCCTTGCCAATCGGCGAGACAAGCAGACACAGATTCGCTGGGGAAAACAAGACTTTCGCACTCGTTTCGGGCGAGATCCTGAGGGAATGTGGCTAGCAGAAACGGCAGTAGACTACAACACCCTTGAAGTTCTTATCGAGGAAGGAATCAAGTTTACTATTTTAGCCCCATCTCAAGCTGAACGCTGTCGTGCCTTACCCACAACCACACAAAGCAATCCCGAATGGATTCAAGTAGGAGGGAGTCAAATCGATCCCACGCGTCCCTATCGCTGTTTTATCGATAAAAAACGCTATATAGATATATTCTTCTACGATGGACCAATATCGAGAGATATGGGTTTTAATGATGTTCTCAACAGTTCCCATATTTTCTCCAGACGCATCGGACAAGCAGTCAAAGGCGATCATCGTCAGAGTCAAATTATCAGCGTAGCAACCGATGGAGAAACGTTTGGTCATCATAAACAGGGAACAGAAAAATGTCTTGCCTATGCTTTTATCAAAGAATTCCCTCGCAAAGGCTGGACAGTGAGCAACTTCGCCCATTATCTCAGCCTACACCCCCCTCAATGGGAAGTAATCTTAAAACCAGTTACAGCTTGGAGTTGTTCCCACGGGGTCGATCGCTGGCAAGACGATTGTGGTTGTGGTGGTGGAGGAGGTTGGCATCAACGCTGGCGACGTCCTTTGCGAGAAGGTTTGAACAGTCTGCGCGATCAACTAATTGATATCTTTGAGGATTTTGGGGCTAAACTCTTTCGCGATCCTTGGCTAGCCAGAGATGAATATATTGAAGTAATTTTAGATCGCACACCAGAAACGGTCGAAAAATTTCTCTTGCGTCACCAGAAACAACCTTTGACGCCTTTACAAGAAATCGACGCCCTGCGCCTGTTAGAAATGCAGCGACATTCACTGCTAATGTACACTAGTTGTGGCTGGTTCTTTGAAGAAATATCTCGTCCTGAAGGAGTGCAAATTCTTCGCTACGCGGCCCGGGCGATGGAATTGGCATCAGAAGTTTCTGGAATACAATTAGAGGAAGAATTTCGTAAACTTTTAACTCTAGCGCCGAGCAATGTAGAATTATTTGATAATGGTGGAGTGGTTTATGAAAGATTAGTCGTTTCAGCCCAAATTAATTTTGAACAAGTAGCCGCCCACTACGCCATCAGTTCCCTATTGACCGATTACGACGAAGTAGAAAGAATTTACTGTTATCACGCCCAACAACTAGATTATCAGAAACAGCAGATCGGTTCTTTAACCCTAGCTGTGGGACAAGTTCGTCTAGTTTCAGAAATAACTCGGGAAAGCAACCACTACGTTTTTGGGATTTTACATCTAGGGGGATGGGATTTTCACTGCTGTATTCAACAATTTTCCGGCAGAAATGTCTACAGTCAATTTAAAGCCCAACTATTTGAAACTCTCAAAGAAGCTAGCGTCGCTAAAATGATCCTGGAAATGAGTAACTTGTTCGGATATAAAACCTTTGGTTTGCCACATTTATTTGCAGAAGAACGGCACAAAATCATGGAACTATTGCTCGGTAATACCAAAAAACGCCTAGATCAGCTATATAATCAAGCTTATCGCGACAATTATGGCATCTTAGCAGCTTTTCACCGAGAAGAATTACCAGTACCAGTGGAATTGCAAGTAGCGGCAGAAATAGCTTTATCTAACCATTGTTTAGCGATGATCGCCGCGTTAGAACAAGCAAACTCTCCTAGTCAGATTAGTGCTTGCTTAACAGAATTAGAAGCGATCGCCGCTGAAGCCAACCATCTTAATTGTCAACTCAAAATTCCTGTTCTCAACAAACGGCGTTTTGAAGATTTGATAGTTAAAACTCTTTGGCAAATTCTCCAAGACGGCGATCCTCAAGACTTGGAAGCCGATTTAGAAAGATTTGAACAAATGTTAACTGTTAGTGAACAACTCCATCTAGGCTTATCCAGAGAAAAAGCTCAAGAAATCTATCACCACTGTCTACACCAACAAATCTTACCCGCCTGTTTCTTAGACGACAATAACCACAATGGTAACGGGACCCGGCCTTCTTGTCCTTGGCAATCCCAGCAATTGCCCAATTTACTCAAATTAGGTCAAAAATTAGCCGTGGACGTCACCGTATAG